From one Pseudomonadota bacterium genomic stretch:
- a CDS encoding peptidoglycan DD-metalloendopeptidase family protein — protein MIWRGLLLLLASVALAACNQGPPPVPYTTSAFDTSVPATPGAAAEPAVPLPQQKPGTTITVVPSPPVPAYKPGSEPSTVVVIAEPEPAPPVEVIAEPEPQTVFVDEELVLAPPAAPEGQDVKVQAGDTVYALSRRYGIAVRDIIQANNLVPPYHLLIGQTVRLPAQRTHVVRGGESIYGISRLYGITTSELVRANGLNQPYQLFVGQRLVLPAGDGSVPAPTTPATPATPTTPSIEPAETTVVVEAPTPEPPPSPAPYTVAGVPLPQVKPTAPAVTSPAVTAAPVNVADIPARTGGKFSWPVRGPVLSSFGPKDNGLHNDGINISAPAGSPVFAAEDGVVAYVGDELDGYGNLVLLRHGDGWVTAYAHNADVRVARGQRVIRGQVIASVGTTGGVGGPQTHFEIRKGSEAVDPMLYLEPL, from the coding sequence ATGATCTGGCGGGGATTGCTCCTTCTGCTGGCCTCGGTGGCGCTGGCGGCCTGTAATCAGGGTCCGCCGCCGGTGCCCTACACCACGTCCGCATTCGACACGTCCGTGCCCGCCACGCCCGGCGCGGCCGCCGAACCGGCGGTGCCCCTGCCACAGCAGAAACCGGGCACCACGATCACCGTGGTCCCGTCACCGCCAGTGCCCGCTTACAAACCCGGCAGCGAACCCAGCACGGTTGTCGTGATCGCCGAGCCCGAACCGGCGCCGCCGGTCGAGGTGATCGCCGAGCCGGAGCCGCAGACTGTCTTCGTCGATGAGGAACTCGTGCTGGCGCCGCCGGCCGCGCCGGAAGGCCAGGACGTCAAGGTCCAGGCCGGCGACACGGTCTATGCGCTGTCGCGCCGTTACGGCATCGCGGTGCGCGATATCATCCAGGCCAATAACCTGGTGCCGCCCTATCACCTGCTGATCGGCCAAACCGTGCGCTTGCCGGCACAACGGACCCACGTGGTGCGCGGTGGCGAATCCATTTACGGCATCTCGCGTCTCTACGGCATCACGACCAGCGAGCTTGTACGCGCGAACGGGCTGAACCAGCCCTACCAGCTTTTTGTGGGCCAGCGGCTGGTATTGCCCGCCGGTGACGGATCGGTGCCGGCACCGACGACGCCCGCCACGCCGGCGACGCCGACCACACCCAGTATCGAGCCGGCGGAAACCACGGTCGTGGTCGAGGCGCCGACACCGGAACCGCCACCGTCTCCGGCGCCTTATACCGTGGCCGGCGTGCCGCTGCCGCAGGTGAAACCCACTGCGCCGGCCGTGACTTCGCCGGCCGTGACTGCGGCGCCGGTCAATGTTGCCGATATCCCCGCGCGAACAGGTGGCAAGTTCTCCTGGCCGGTCAGGGGGCCTGTCCTGTCGTCATTCGGACCGAAGGACAACGGCTTGCACAACGACGGCATCAACATCAGCGCGCCGGCGGGAAGCCCGGTTTTCGCCGCCGAAGACGGCGTGGTCGCCTATGTGGGCGACGAACTGGACGGCTACGGCAATCTGGTCCTGTTGCGCCACGGAGACGGTTGGGTCACCGCCTATGCCCACAATGCCGACGTCCGCGTTGCGCGCGGCCAGCGGGTGATCCGTGGCCAGGTCATCGCCAGCGTCGGCACCACCGGCGGCGTCGGCGGGCCGCAGACCCATTTTGAGATAAGGAAAGGGTCGGAAGCCGTCGACCCGATGCTCTACCTGGAGCCGCTCTAG
- the yajC gene encoding preprotein translocase subunit YajC — protein sequence MLISPAYAQAGGGGAGGFDPIFIFMMVAMFAVFWFFVIRPQQKRAKDHRQMLGALKRGDQIVTNGGIIGRIARIEGDGVLLVEIAPNVKVKCRQSMIADTYQRTEARDDDRDDDKDEKEEKKDS from the coding sequence ATGCTGATTTCACCGGCATACGCACAGGCCGGCGGCGGCGGCGCCGGCGGATTTGATCCGATCTTCATCTTCATGATGGTGGCCATGTTCGCGGTCTTCTGGTTCTTCGTGATCCGGCCGCAGCAAAAGCGCGCCAAGGACCACCGCCAGATGCTGGGTGCCCTGAAGCGTGGCGACCAGATCGTGACCAATGGCGGTATCATCGGCCGCATTGCCCGCATCGAAGGCGACGGCGTGCTGCTGGTCGAGATCGCGCCTAATGTGAAGGTCAAGTGCCGCCAGTCCATGATCGCCGATACCTATCAGCGCACGGAAGCGCGGGACGACGATCGCGACGACGACAAGGACGAAAAAGAAGAAAAGAAGGACTCGTAA
- a CDS encoding CaiB/BaiF CoA-transferase family protein, whose product MPGPLDGFRVIDVTAMVSGPYATMMLADQGADVIKVENPNGGDHTRESSNLRNGFSASFLNNNRNKRSVALNLKDPRGIDALMRLVASADVFVQNFRPGVVDRMGIGEAALRAVRPDLVYVSISGFGPDGPYAHKPVYDPLVQALSGLATVQAGSDEERPRLVRTILPDKLTGVTASQAITAALLARERSGHGQHVEVSMLASVVSFLWGSDMGSQTFVGGEFPQQEAASFIDLIYETKDGYISAAVQANKEWLALTRALDRPEWLDDPRFLTPALRQDNINDRLALTQEVLIDNTSAHWLERLEAEGVPCAPVLTRTEVVDHPQIVAQSIVDEIEHPMAGRLRQSRPPARFSGTPTEHRHGGPDLGQHGEEILAEVGFSDDDIAALRRDGVLGQPTDPVAA is encoded by the coding sequence ATGCCCGGTCCCTTGGACGGATTTCGTGTCATCGATGTCACCGCGATGGTCTCAGGCCCCTACGCCACCATGATGCTGGCCGACCAGGGGGCGGACGTGATCAAGGTAGAGAACCCCAACGGCGGCGATCACACGCGGGAGTCCTCCAATCTAAGAAACGGCTTCTCGGCCTCGTTCCTCAACAACAACCGGAACAAGCGGTCGGTTGCCTTAAACCTTAAAGACCCGCGCGGCATCGACGCGCTGATGCGTCTGGTCGCCAGCGCCGATGTCTTTGTCCAGAACTTCAGGCCGGGTGTCGTCGACCGCATGGGGATCGGCGAGGCGGCGCTGCGCGCCGTGCGTCCCGATCTGGTCTATGTCTCGATCAGCGGCTTCGGGCCGGACGGTCCCTATGCGCATAAGCCGGTCTACGATCCCCTGGTCCAGGCGCTTTCCGGGTTGGCGACGGTGCAGGCCGGGTCCGATGAGGAGCGCCCGCGCCTGGTGCGCACCATCCTGCCCGACAAGCTGACCGGCGTGACAGCGTCCCAGGCGATCACGGCGGCCCTGCTCGCACGCGAACGCAGCGGCCATGGTCAGCATGTCGAGGTCTCGATGCTGGCCAGTGTCGTGTCGTTCCTGTGGGGCTCGGACATGGGCAGCCAGACCTTCGTCGGCGGCGAGTTTCCGCAACAGGAAGCGGCGAGCTTCATCGACCTGATCTACGAAACGAAGGACGGCTATATCAGCGCCGCCGTTCAGGCCAACAAAGAGTGGCTGGCATTGACGCGTGCGCTTGACCGTCCGGAGTGGCTCGATGACCCGCGCTTCCTGACGCCGGCGTTGCGCCAGGACAACATCAACGACCGCCTGGCCCTGACCCAGGAGGTCCTGATCGACAACACATCAGCCCACTGGCTCGAACGATTGGAGGCCGAGGGCGTTCCCTGCGCGCCGGTCCTGACCCGCACCGAGGTGGTCGACCATCCTCAGATCGTCGCCCAGAGCATCGTCGACGAGATCGAGCATCCGATGGCCGGACGCCTGCGACAGTCGCGTCCCCCTGCCCGTTTTTCCGGGACGCCGACGGAACACCGCCACGGCGGTCCCGATCTGGGTCAGCACGGCGAGGAAATCCTGGCCGAGGTCGGCTTCAGCGACGACGACATCGCGGCGCTGCGCCGCGACGGCGTGCTCGGTCAGCCGACCGACCCGGTGGCCGCATGA
- the hpnE gene encoding hydroxysqualene dehydroxylase HpnE: MTVYVIGAGVSGLAAALTAAQAGAGVTLIEATPQAGGRCRSLDDATLGRRIDNGSHVLLGANPAAFAYLEAIGARETVMRLDLDGYRFTDLETGERWSYEAGRSMPGVRPWQFLRALSLFLPGTDRTVAQALGSGLLMRRFWAPMTYAILNTPPQQASARMLRQTLTEILRHGRRGLQMHMARDGLSESFVDPALARLVQRGARTAFGQRVVGLTIEQGRTTMLSLGDQSLRLTDGDAVIVATGPKAAGDLIPDLTTPQGDNAIVNGHFLVKEVGEADGRPGAMGLVGATAQWLFWREGIVSATVSAANDLAAQDNHAIAAILWRDITQALDLGDQPLPLFRIVKEKRATFAQTCANERRRPPSATSLANLFVAGDWTDTGLPASIEGAIRSGNRAAQLALAG; encoded by the coding sequence GTGACGGTTTACGTCATTGGCGCGGGCGTGTCCGGGCTCGCGGCGGCCTTGACCGCCGCCCAGGCAGGCGCTGGCGTGACCTTGATCGAGGCCACTCCCCAAGCCGGCGGGCGCTGCCGGTCGCTTGACGACGCCACCTTGGGACGTCGGATTGATAACGGCAGCCATGTGCTGCTAGGCGCCAACCCCGCCGCGTTTGCCTACCTCGAGGCCATAGGCGCGCGGGAGACGGTCATGCGCTTGGACCTCGACGGTTATCGCTTTACCGATCTGGAAACCGGCGAACGGTGGTCCTATGAGGCCGGACGCTCCATGCCCGGCGTCAGACCGTGGCAATTCCTGCGCGCGCTCAGTCTGTTTCTCCCCGGCACGGACCGCACGGTCGCCCAGGCGCTTGGATCCGGACTTTTGATGCGTCGTTTCTGGGCGCCGATGACGTACGCCATCCTCAACACACCACCCCAGCAGGCATCCGCCCGCATGCTGCGTCAGACGCTGACCGAGATCCTCCGCCATGGCCGCCGTGGCCTTCAGATGCATATGGCGCGCGATGGACTGAGCGAGAGTTTCGTCGACCCGGCACTCGCCAGACTGGTGCAACGCGGCGCGCGCACGGCGTTCGGCCAACGGGTTGTTGGCCTCACAATCGAACAGGGCAGAACGACCATGCTGTCCCTGGGCGACCAATCCCTGAGGCTCACCGACGGTGACGCGGTCATCGTCGCCACGGGCCCGAAAGCAGCCGGCGATCTCATTCCCGACCTCACGACGCCTCAGGGCGACAATGCGATCGTCAACGGACACTTCCTGGTCAAGGAGGTCGGCGAAGCAGACGGCCGGCCCGGTGCCATGGGCCTGGTCGGCGCGACCGCGCAATGGCTCTTTTGGCGCGAAGGGATCGTTTCCGCCACGGTCAGCGCCGCCAATGATCTGGCGGCCCAGGACAACCATGCCATCGCCGCGATCCTGTGGCGCGACATCACCCAGGCCTTGGACCTGGGCGACCAACCCCTACCCCTTTTTCGAATCGTGAAAGAGAAGCGCGCCACCTTTGCCCAAACCTGCGCCAACGAGCGCCGACGTCCGCCGTCCGCGACGTCGCTCGCCAACCTTTTCGTCGCTGGCGACTGGACCGACACTGGTCTGCCGGCGTCCATCGAAGGCGCAATTCGCTCTGGTAATCGGGCCGCGCAGCTGGCTCTGGCCGGTTAA
- a CDS encoding Mth938-like domain-containing protein, translating into MTPDPERSPKLVQGYGDGGFRISGQRYEGSLIVLPSIVHAWPIGSISEVTAESLIQVSEADDPIDILLIGSGHGVPRIDEAVRNVLRPRGIVTDVMDTGAACRTFNLLVADARRVAAAMIAV; encoded by the coding sequence ATGACGCCGGATCCCGAACGCAGCCCAAAGCTGGTGCAAGGTTATGGTGACGGCGGGTTTCGGATTTCGGGCCAGCGCTATGAAGGATCCCTGATCGTTCTGCCGTCCATCGTCCATGCCTGGCCGATTGGCTCGATCAGCGAGGTGACGGCGGAAAGCCTGATCCAGGTCAGCGAAGCTGATGATCCCATCGACATCCTGTTGATCGGAAGCGGGCACGGGGTGCCCCGGATCGACGAGGCCGTGCGCAACGTGCTGCGACCGCGCGGCATTGTCACCGATGTCATGGATACGGGTGCTGCCTGCCGAACCTTCAACCTGCTGGTCGCCGACGCGCGCCGCGTCGCGGCAGCCATGATCGCGGTCTAG
- the hpnD gene encoding presqualene diphosphate synthase HpnD produces MTQATNSLGEADSWAHVERLVQGSKSSFYWAMRLLPVAKRRAMFAVYAYCRELDDIADEPAPETEKQQGLAAWRREVNAVYDNAPTTSLGRTLNDVRQDFPIQRDDLLAVIDGVATDANGPVVRPSLAELELYCDRVAGAVGLLSVAIFGATGHAGEMLARSLGRALQFTNILRDLREDAADGRVYLPDEWLRDAGIEALSPETIMNDPALGDVCRTMAAAADGYFKQADDALAACDRRAVRPAVVMMVSYRRLLRKMERRGWPQTGDKARLSAAEKLAIGVYHGLL; encoded by the coding sequence ATGACCCAAGCAACCAACAGCCTTGGCGAGGCCGACAGCTGGGCCCATGTCGAACGCCTGGTGCAGGGATCAAAGAGCTCCTTCTATTGGGCGATGCGTTTGCTCCCCGTCGCCAAGCGCCGTGCCATGTTCGCGGTCTATGCCTATTGCCGGGAACTCGACGACATTGCCGACGAGCCGGCGCCCGAAACCGAGAAACAACAAGGCCTTGCGGCATGGCGCCGGGAGGTGAACGCTGTTTACGACAACGCGCCAACGACATCTCTTGGCCGGACTCTCAACGATGTCCGCCAAGACTTTCCTATTCAACGCGATGATCTGCTGGCCGTTATCGACGGAGTCGCGACCGATGCCAACGGCCCCGTCGTCCGTCCGAGCCTCGCCGAACTGGAGCTTTACTGTGATCGCGTTGCCGGTGCCGTCGGGCTGTTGTCGGTCGCCATCTTCGGTGCCACAGGCCATGCCGGCGAGATGCTCGCCCGCTCGCTGGGCCGCGCGCTCCAGTTCACCAACATCCTGAGAGACCTGCGTGAGGACGCGGCTGACGGCAGGGTCTACCTGCCCGACGAGTGGCTGCGCGACGCGGGCATCGAGGCGTTGTCGCCCGAGACGATCATGAACGATCCCGCGCTGGGCGATGTCTGCCGCACCATGGCGGCGGCGGCCGATGGCTATTTCAAGCAAGCCGACGATGCCCTGGCGGCATGCGACCGCCGCGCGGTCCGCCCTGCTGTCGTGATGATGGTGAGCTATCGCCGACTGCTGCGCAAAATGGAGCGGCGCGGCTGGCCGCAGACCGGTGACAAGGCCCGCTTGTCGGCTGCGGAAAAGCTCGCCATTGGCGTCTATCACGGGCTGTTGTGA
- the secD gene encoding protein translocase subunit SecD, with amino-acid sequence MLHFPAWKITVVAVVCALGILFALPNLLPKDSLDGLPDWLPHKQISLGLDLRGGSYVLLEVESETILEEWQESIEGDFRAILRDERIGVRSQGWGNQQLVMMLREAADLEAARLAVQGYDDDLVVDFEDDGTIAVALTEQGINERISNATEQAIEILTRRLNEFGVSEPIIQRQGLDRIIIQLPGISDSSIIDPDTVAKLTFRMLDNETPLNQALAGDIPAGSELLKEHRTPEQIAAGVPDQYYVVRKRVMVSGEHLTDAQPSFEQGRPVVSFRFDSAGGRRFCDTTTENVGLPMAIVLDDEVISAPRINGPICQGAGVITGNFSPEETNDLAVLLRAGALPAPLLILEERTVGPNMGADQVRAGEMAAVIGLVAVIVFMVLSYGLFGIFANVALVANIILIGGALSTLQATLTLPGIAGIVLTIGMAVDANVLIFERIREEIANGRTPFNAVDAGYKRALTTIIDANVTTFIAAALLYTLGDGPIKGFGVTLAIGILTSLFTSIMVTRLFAVLWLRRRRPQALPL; translated from the coding sequence ATGCTTCACTTCCCCGCCTGGAAGATTACCGTCGTCGCTGTCGTTTGCGCGCTCGGCATACTCTTTGCGCTGCCCAATCTGTTGCCCAAAGACAGTCTGGACGGACTGCCGGACTGGCTGCCCCATAAGCAGATCAGCCTGGGTCTCGACCTAAGGGGCGGTTCCTATGTTCTCCTGGAGGTCGAAAGCGAGACGATCCTGGAAGAGTGGCAGGAATCGATCGAGGGCGACTTCCGCGCGATACTGCGGGACGAACGCATTGGCGTGCGCTCACAAGGCTGGGGCAATCAGCAACTGGTCATGATGCTGCGCGAGGCAGCCGATCTGGAGGCGGCCCGTTTGGCGGTGCAGGGTTATGACGACGATCTCGTGGTCGATTTCGAGGACGACGGCACCATTGCGGTCGCGTTGACCGAGCAGGGCATCAACGAACGCATCAGCAACGCCACCGAACAGGCCATCGAGATTCTGACACGCCGCCTCAACGAGTTCGGCGTCAGCGAGCCGATCATCCAGCGCCAGGGGCTGGACCGGATCATCATCCAGCTGCCGGGCATCAGCGATTCCAGCATCATCGATCCGGACACGGTCGCCAAGCTGACCTTCCGCATGCTCGACAACGAGACGCCGCTCAACCAGGCACTGGCGGGCGATATCCCGGCGGGCTCCGAGCTCTTGAAAGAACACCGTACCCCTGAGCAGATTGCGGCTGGGGTACCGGATCAATACTACGTCGTGCGCAAGCGGGTCATGGTCAGCGGCGAGCACCTGACCGACGCGCAGCCATCGTTCGAGCAGGGCCGCCCGGTTGTTTCCTTCCGCTTCGATAGCGCCGGCGGCCGACGTTTCTGCGACACGACAACGGAGAACGTCGGCCTGCCGATGGCGATCGTGCTGGATGACGAAGTCATCAGCGCGCCGCGGATCAACGGCCCGATCTGCCAGGGGGCCGGCGTCATCACCGGTAACTTCTCGCCCGAAGAGACCAACGATCTCGCGGTCCTGCTGCGCGCGGGCGCCTTGCCGGCGCCACTGTTGATCCTGGAAGAGCGCACGGTCGGCCCCAACATGGGCGCCGATCAGGTGCGCGCCGGCGAGATGGCCGCTGTCATCGGTCTGGTCGCTGTCATCGTCTTCATGGTGTTGAGCTATGGCCTGTTCGGCATATTCGCCAACGTGGCGCTGGTCGCGAACATCATTCTGATCGGCGGGGCACTCTCTACCTTGCAGGCGACGCTGACACTGCCTGGCATTGCCGGCATCGTCTTGACTATCGGTATGGCGGTGGACGCCAACGTGCTTATCTTCGAGCGAATACGCGAGGAGATCGCTAATGGGCGAACGCCCTTCAACGCGGTCGATGCGGGCTACAAGCGCGCGCTGACGACGATTATTGACGCCAATGTCACCACGTTTATCGCCGCGGCTTTGCTCTACACCCTGGGCGACGGGCCCATCAAAGGATTCGGCGTGACGCTCGCGATCGGCATTCTGACATCGCTCTTCACGTCGATCATGGTGACCCGCCTGTTCGCCGTTCTGTGGCTGCGACGCCGCCGGCCGCAGGCGCTGCCGCTTTAG
- a CDS encoding response regulator transcription factor: MIRLFDNSSFEVIGQIASLTEFVDGDYGPEEPSMLIVNAPNRDNETHAKMEQLRKDKPEMKLVVLVDDLDRKVLGDYFGAGVDGYLLKDVSPQALLASLKLVLTGERVFSSGLIPMVIEQAGARGMGDQLGRSVDGVDLSDRETEILRHLAAGEANKVIANQLNVAEATVKVHIKHILKKTAVQNRTQAAIWAINNRIAA; the protein is encoded by the coding sequence ATGATCCGCCTGTTTGACAATTCCAGCTTCGAGGTTATCGGCCAGATTGCCTCCCTGACCGAGTTCGTCGACGGCGACTATGGCCCCGAGGAACCCAGCATGTTGATCGTGAATGCCCCAAATCGGGACAACGAGACACATGCCAAAATGGAACAGTTGCGCAAGGACAAGCCGGAGATGAAGCTGGTCGTCCTGGTCGACGACCTCGATCGCAAGGTGCTCGGCGACTACTTTGGCGCCGGCGTTGACGGCTATCTTTTGAAGGACGTGTCGCCCCAGGCGCTGCTCGCCTCGCTGAAGCTGGTCCTGACCGGCGAGCGCGTGTTCTCCTCCGGTCTGATCCCCATGGTCATCGAGCAGGCTGGCGCGCGGGGCATGGGCGACCAGCTCGGCCGTTCGGTGGATGGCGTCGACCTCTCCGACCGCGAGACCGAGATCCTGCGTCATCTGGCCGCCGGCGAAGCCAATAAGGTCATCGCCAATCAGCTCAACGTGGCTGAGGCGACCGTCAAGGTTCACATCAAGCACATTTTGAAGAAGACGGCCGTGCAGAACCGCACACAGGCCGCCATTTGGGCGATCAACAACAGGATCGCCGCCTAA
- the secF gene encoding protein translocase subunit SecF: MKPLRLVPKNTHVPFMRWRNPAIGLSALGIVASIVLFLVMGLNFGIDFRGGTLVEVRTEGPADIEGMRNALNALELGEVSLQEFGQDTDVLIRIQRQDGDEAAQQAAVQIVRDVLDTDFGPVDYRRIEFVGPQVSDELIEKGIMAVLIALGAMLIYIWLRFEWQFSLGAVIALLHDVILTIGLFSLTQLDFGLPIVAALLTIVGYSMNDTVVIYDRVRENLRKYKKLPLVDLLDKSLNDTLSRTIMTSGTTLLALFALYFFGGEVIAGFTLAMIWGVIIGTYSSVFVAAPLLLYLRPGRRVFDRDEDKAEDGEEDASADATP, encoded by the coding sequence ATGAAACCGCTCCGCCTCGTCCCAAAAAACACCCACGTGCCGTTCATGCGCTGGCGCAACCCGGCGATCGGCCTGTCGGCGCTGGGCATTGTGGCCTCGATCGTTCTGTTCCTGGTCATGGGCCTCAACTTCGGCATCGATTTTCGCGGTGGCACCTTGGTCGAGGTGCGCACCGAAGGCCCGGCCGATATCGAAGGCATGCGCAATGCGCTGAACGCGCTGGAGTTGGGCGAGGTGTCGCTGCAGGAATTCGGCCAGGATACGGACGTTCTGATCCGGATCCAGCGCCAGGATGGGGATGAAGCGGCCCAGCAGGCGGCAGTCCAGATCGTGCGCGACGTCTTGGACACCGATTTCGGGCCCGTGGACTACCGGCGTATCGAGTTCGTCGGACCCCAGGTCAGCGACGAACTGATCGAAAAGGGCATCATGGCCGTCCTGATCGCGCTGGGCGCGATGCTGATCTATATCTGGCTCAGGTTCGAGTGGCAGTTCTCTCTGGGCGCCGTCATCGCGCTGCTGCACGATGTCATCTTGACCATCGGGCTCTTTTCACTCACCCAGCTCGACTTCGGCCTGCCCATCGTGGCCGCGCTTTTGACCATCGTCGGCTATTCGATGAATGACACGGTCGTCATCTATGACCGCGTGCGCGAAAACCTGCGCAAATACAAGAAGCTGCCGTTGGTCGATTTGCTCGACAAGTCGCTGAACGACACCCTGTCACGTACCATTATGACCAGCGGCACCACGCTGTTGGCGCTTTTCGCCCTCTATTTCTTCGGCGGCGAGGTGATCGCCGGCTTCACGCTGGCGATGATCTGGGGCGTCATCATCGGTACCTATTCCTCGGTTTTTGTCGCCGCGCCGCTGCTGCTCTATCTGCGGCCCGGCCGGCGCGTATTCGACAGAGACGAGGACAAGGCCGAAGACGGCGAAGAGGACGCATCCGCGGACGCCACGCCCTAG
- a CDS encoding ATP-binding protein — translation MSDTDKIALLARIADALDRLAPQPPAAIDLDQADAFVWDAENADLKPVAKVNAVPLDLLKGIDLVRDILHGNTSRFANGLSANNALLWGARGMGKSSLIKAVHAAVNADKPGSLALIEIHREDIAGLPRLLDLLRATGRRAILFCDDLSFETDDTTFKSLKAVLEGGIEGRPENVIFYATSNRRHLMPRDMMENERSTAINPAEVIEEKVSLSDRFGLWLGFHGCDQDTYLAMVKGYVDHFGLSIGDEELKAQALEWSTTRGARSGRVAWQFVQDLSGRLGAAT, via the coding sequence TTGAGCGATACCGATAAAATCGCGCTTTTGGCGCGCATCGCCGACGCGCTCGATCGCTTGGCGCCACAGCCGCCGGCCGCGATCGATCTCGATCAGGCCGATGCTTTCGTCTGGGACGCCGAGAACGCCGACCTGAAGCCGGTCGCCAAAGTCAACGCCGTGCCGTTGGATCTGCTTAAGGGCATCGACCTGGTGCGCGACATCCTGCACGGCAACACCAGCCGGTTCGCCAACGGTCTCAGCGCCAACAACGCTCTGTTGTGGGGTGCGCGCGGCATGGGCAAGTCCAGCCTGATCAAGGCCGTGCACGCGGCAGTCAATGCCGACAAGCCAGGTTCCCTCGCGCTCATCGAAATCCACCGCGAAGACATCGCCGGTCTGCCGCGCCTTCTCGATCTGCTACGCGCGACCGGTCGGCGCGCCATCCTGTTCTGTGACGACCTGTCATTCGAAACCGACGATACGACCTTCAAATCACTGAAGGCGGTGCTGGAGGGTGGCATCGAGGGTCGGCCTGAAAACGTGATCTTCTACGCCACGTCGAACCGGCGCCATCTGATGCCGCGCGACATGATGGAGAACGAACGCTCAACAGCGATCAATCCGGCCGAGGTGATCGAGGAAAAGGTTTCGCTATCGGACCGTTTCGGCCTGTGGCTGGGCTTCCATGGCTGCGATCAGGACACCTATCTCGCCATGGTGAAGGGCTATGTCGATCACTTCGGCCTTTCCATTGGCGACGAGGAGTTGAAAGCCCAGGCTCTCGAATGGTCGACAACACGCGGCGCCCGTTCCGGCCGCGTCGCCTGGCAATTCGTCCAGGACCTTTCGGGACGGCTGGGCGCTGCGACCTAG
- a CDS encoding urate hydroxylase PuuD, giving the protein MDDLYGFWMFLFRYLHVLSGVMWIGLLWYFNFVQIPNMPKIPDEQKPAIGKVIAPAALFWFRWGAMATIVTGLILAWLNGYLVDAIAVGITDQGSSTPIGIGMWLGTIMWFNVWFVIWPNQKRALGIVEADADTKAKSARTAMLFSRTNTMLSIPMLFCMVSGQNVWW; this is encoded by the coding sequence ATGGACGACTTGTATGGCTTCTGGATGTTCTTGTTCCGCTACCTGCACGTCCTGAGCGGCGTCATGTGGATCGGTCTGTTGTGGTACTTCAACTTCGTACAGATCCCGAACATGCCGAAGATTCCGGACGAGCAAAAGCCGGCGATCGGCAAAGTGATCGCGCCTGCGGCCCTGTTCTGGTTCCGTTGGGGTGCCATGGCGACGATCGTGACCGGTCTGATCTTGGCCTGGTTAAATGGCTACTTGGTCGACGCCATCGCTGTTGGCATCACTGACCAAGGGTCCAGCACGCCGATCGGTATCGGCATGTGGCTGGGTACGATCATGTGGTTCAACGTTTGGTTCGTGATCTGGCCCAATCAGAAGCGGGCGCTAGGCATCGTCGAGGCGGATGCTGACACGAAAGCGAAGTCCGCCCGAACAGCCATGCTGTTCTCGCGGACCAACACCATGCTCTCGATCCCCATGCTGTTCTGCATGGTTTCGGGTCAAAATGTGTGGTGGTGA
- a CDS encoding glutathione S-transferase N-terminal domain-containing protein: protein MIDFYYWPTPNGWKVSIMLEECGLPYRMIPIDIGKGDQFAPEFLAISPNNRMPAIVDHDDDESPLPIFESGPILMHLAEKTGRFVPPDRRGQKELREWLFWQVGNLGPMAGQHSHFFNYAPDDQHYGQKRYADEYHRCIGVLERRLEDREFILGDYSIADMASFPWILIAKAMGQPLDEFPNVTRWRQAVKERPAVRRGVDLGKDQRRNAPPSDEERQILFNQRAQPTAANDGNGR, encoded by the coding sequence ATGATCGACTTCTACTACTGGCCGACACCCAACGGCTGGAAGGTCTCGATCATGCTGGAGGAGTGCGGCTTGCCTTACCGCATGATCCCCATCGACATCGGCAAGGGTGATCAGTTCGCGCCGGAGTTCCTGGCGATCAGTCCGAACAACCGCATGCCGGCCATTGTCGATCACGACGACGACGAGTCCCCCCTGCCGATCTTCGAGTCTGGTCCCATTCTGATGCATCTGGCGGAGAAGACCGGGCGTTTTGTGCCGCCGGATCGGCGCGGCCAAAAGGAGCTGCGCGAATGGCTGTTCTGGCAGGTCGGCAATCTTGGGCCGATGGCCGGCCAGCATAGCCACTTCTTCAACTACGCGCCTGACGATCAGCACTATGGCCAGAAACGCTATGCCGACGAGTACCACCGCTGCATCGGCGTCTTGGAGCGCCGGCTGGAGGACCGCGAGTTCATCCTGGGCGACTATTCGATCGCGGACATGGCGAGTTTCCCCTGGATTCTGATCGCCAAGGCAATGGGCCAACCGCTTGACGAGTTTCCCAACGTTACCCGCTGGCGTCAGGCCGTGAAGGAGCGCCCGGCTGTCCGCCGCGGTGTCGATCTGGGTAAGGATCAGCGCCGCAACGCGCCGCCGAGCGACGAGGAGCGCCAGATCCTGTTCAATCAGCGCGCCCAGCCAACGGCGGCAAACGACGGGAACGGACGTTGA